In one window of Streptomyces roseofulvus DNA:
- a CDS encoding PPOX class F420-dependent oxidoreductase, which produces MITRTDNPLSAAVRALLDDPNHAVLATIQPDGSPQTSVVWVGRDGDDVLISSQEGRRKVKNVRADARVSLTLLDRRDPDRYAEIRGTATVAEDEGRALAVALAEKYEGAGAGQEYLDLPPEKVRVTLRITPSKVLGSVR; this is translated from the coding sequence ATGATCACTCGTACGGACAACCCGCTCTCCGCGGCGGTGCGCGCCCTGCTGGACGACCCGAACCACGCCGTCCTGGCCACGATCCAGCCGGACGGCTCCCCGCAGACCTCGGTGGTGTGGGTGGGCCGGGACGGCGACGACGTCCTGATCTCCAGCCAGGAAGGCCGCCGCAAGGTCAAGAACGTCCGGGCCGACGCCCGGGTCTCCCTCACCCTCCTCGACCGGCGCGACCCCGACCGCTACGCGGAGATACGCGGCACGGCCACGGTCGCCGAGGACGAGGGCCGGGCCCTGGCGGTGGCGCTGGCGGAGAAGTACGAGGGCGCCGGCGCCGGGCAGGAGTACCTGGACCTGCCGCCGGAGAAGGTCCGGGTGACGCTCCGGATCACCCCGTCGAAGGTGCTGGGCTCGGTCCGCTGA